Proteins from a single region of Bos javanicus breed banteng chromosome 25, ARS-OSU_banteng_1.0, whole genome shotgun sequence:
- the GPRC5B gene encoding G-protein coupled receptor family C group 5 member B has protein sequence MRTHQALAFLLLFVIASGASENASTSRGCGLDLLPQYVSLCDLDTIWGIVVEAVAGAGALITLLLMLILLVRLPFIKDKEKKDPVGLHFLFLLGTLGLFGLTFAFIIREDETICSVRRFLWGVLFALCFSCLLSQAWRVRRLVRHGKSPSGWQLVGMALCLMLVQVIIAIEWLVLTVLRDAKPACAYEPMDFTMALIYDMVLLVATLVLAFFSLCGKFKKWKQNGVCILVTAFLSVLIWVAWMTMYLFGNAELRQGDAWGDPTLAITLVASGWVFVIFHAIPEIHCTILPAPQENTPNYFDTSQPRMRETAFEEDVQLPRTYMENKAFSMDEHNAALRTAGFRNGSLGNRPSAPFRSNVYQPTEMAVVLNGGTIPTAPPSYTGRHLW, from the exons ATGAGAACCCACCAGGCGCTCGCCTTCCTCCTGCTCTTCGTGATTGCCTCCGGGGCCTCTGAGAACGCCAGCACATCCCGGGGCTGCGGGCTGGACCTTCTCCCTCAGTACGTGTCCCTGTGCGACCTGGACACCATCTGGGGCATCGTGGTGGAGGCGGTGGCCGGGGCAGGCGCCCTGATCACACTGCTCCTGATGCTCATCCTGCTGGTGCGGCTGCCGTTCATCAAGGACAAGGAGAAAAAGGACCCTGTGGGCCtccacttcctcttcctcctggggACCCTGGGTCTCTTTGGGCTGACCTTCGCCTTTATCATCCGGGAGGACGAGACCATCTGCTCGGTCCGCCGGTTCCTCTGGGGCGTCCTCTTCGCACTCTGCTTCTCCTGCCTGCTGAGTCAGGCATGGCGAGTGAGGAGGCTGGTGCGCCACGGCAAGAGCCCCTCGGGCTGGCAGCTGGTGGGCATGGCCCTGTGCCTGATGCTGGTGCAGGTCATCATCGCCATCGAGTGGCTGGTGCTGACCGTGCTTCGAGACGCGAAGCCGGCCTGTGCCTACGAGCCCATGGACTTCACGATGGCCCTCATCTACGACATGGTACTGCTCGTGGCCACCCTGGTGCTGGCCTTTTTCTCACTGTGTGGCAAGTTCAAGAAGTGGAAGCAGAATGGAGTCTGCATCTTGGTCACGGCCTTCCTCTCCGTGCTCATCTGGGTGGCTTGGATGACCATGTACCTCTTTGGCAACGCTGAGCTACGACAGGGAGATGCCTGGGGCGACCCCACCTTGGCCATCACGCTGGTGGCCAGTGGCTGGGTCTTCGTCATCTTCCATGCCATCCCGGAGATCCACTGCACCATTCTGCCAGCCCCGCAGGAAAACACGCCCAACTACTTCGACACGTCACAGCCAAGGATGCGGGAGACGGCGTTTGAGGAGGACGTGCAGCTGCCACGGACCTACATGGAGAACAAAGCCTTCTCAATGGATGAACACAATGCAG CTCTCCGAACTGCAGGATTTCGCAACGGCAGCTTGGGAAACAGACCCAGCGCTCCGTTCAGAAGCAACGTGTATCAGCCAACTGAGATGGCCGTTGTGCTCAACGGGGGGACT